The Neorhodopirellula lusitana genome includes a window with the following:
- a CDS encoding right-handed parallel beta-helix repeat-containing protein, which translates to MPSYPTSVSVHVAKAAFFTCLLVSFSLASLEGFAETTLQVSPDGPLPNLLAARDEIRKQRVTQPDETFRVVVAAGRYEISRPLEFGVEDGNVTYEAATDASPVISGGRKIETQWTDQGDGVWTSQLPKDWQFEQLWINDHRAVRAREPDDFFYYLTGSKESPIEGGKRFQQVLSAEPEDIASLRGLSPDQLSQVQILAFHKWDTTRRFLDAVDLDQGQLKITGRAMKSWNKLTRNTGFLLENYLEALDEPGEFFLAPSGRLHYRPRSGETIDAINCVSPVCEKLVVIQGDSAEGNYVENLEFHGLKFHHSGIQTPSRGFDPAQAASPIEAAIQIDGGKGVAFENCEIGHTGGYGIWFRKGCRDSSLKHCWVHDLGAGGVRIGETSIASNPSERTSNIIVDNNIVNDAGHMFACAVGIWVGNSGHNQVTHNEVADMFYTGISVGWRWGYDESLANNNLIADNHIHHLGKGWLSDMGGIYTLGPSPGTVLRGNRIHDVDSWGYGGWGLYNDEGSTDILMENNLVYRTKSGGYHQHYGRNNVIRNNIFAFGREYQIRRTRVEDHLSFTYEQNIVVWDGEHLFNGKWGDDGVEIARNQYWRMGEPVDLSPADTSTESIIKDPHFVAPYQDDFRLTDPAAVSQIGFQPFDTTQAGVYGDTAWIEHAQSLPMPKMLRAPEPLPQK; encoded by the coding sequence ATGCCAAGCTACCCCACCTCGGTCTCCGTCCACGTTGCCAAAGCAGCGTTCTTCACATGCCTGCTAGTGAGCTTTTCCCTAGCCTCTTTGGAAGGCTTCGCGGAAACGACACTTCAGGTTTCACCCGATGGCCCGCTACCGAATCTACTCGCCGCACGCGATGAAATTCGCAAGCAGCGTGTCACTCAACCCGACGAAACCTTCCGTGTCGTCGTAGCGGCGGGTCGATATGAAATCAGTCGACCTCTTGAGTTCGGAGTCGAGGATGGCAACGTCACCTACGAAGCCGCAACAGACGCTTCGCCCGTCATTTCAGGAGGTCGCAAGATCGAGACCCAATGGACCGATCAGGGCGATGGAGTTTGGACATCCCAACTACCGAAGGACTGGCAATTCGAACAATTGTGGATCAACGACCATCGCGCCGTACGTGCCCGCGAACCGGACGACTTCTTCTATTACCTGACGGGCTCCAAGGAGTCACCGATAGAAGGCGGGAAACGTTTCCAGCAAGTCCTGTCAGCCGAACCGGAAGACATCGCGAGTCTACGTGGATTGAGCCCCGATCAACTTAGCCAAGTGCAGATTCTCGCCTTCCATAAGTGGGACACGACCCGACGCTTCCTCGATGCCGTCGATCTCGATCAGGGACAACTCAAGATTACTGGTCGGGCCATGAAATCATGGAACAAACTGACTCGCAACACAGGCTTCTTGCTGGAAAACTACCTCGAAGCCTTGGACGAGCCTGGTGAATTCTTCCTGGCCCCGAGCGGTCGCTTGCACTATCGCCCCCGATCGGGTGAAACGATTGACGCCATCAACTGTGTTTCTCCGGTTTGCGAGAAACTAGTCGTGATCCAAGGGGATTCGGCGGAAGGCAACTACGTTGAAAACCTTGAATTTCATGGTTTGAAATTTCATCACAGCGGCATACAGACGCCATCACGAGGATTCGATCCTGCTCAAGCCGCCTCACCGATTGAGGCGGCTATTCAGATTGATGGCGGCAAAGGCGTTGCCTTCGAAAACTGCGAGATCGGACATACCGGTGGCTACGGAATCTGGTTTCGGAAAGGGTGTCGCGATAGCAGTCTGAAACATTGTTGGGTTCACGACCTGGGCGCTGGAGGTGTCCGAATCGGCGAAACCTCAATTGCATCAAACCCGTCCGAACGGACCAGCAACATTATCGTGGACAATAATATCGTCAACGATGCCGGCCATATGTTCGCTTGCGCCGTCGGGATTTGGGTTGGCAATAGCGGCCACAACCAAGTCACACACAACGAAGTAGCCGACATGTTCTACACGGGCATCTCAGTCGGATGGCGTTGGGGATACGACGAGAGCTTAGCCAACAACAACCTTATCGCCGATAACCATATTCACCATTTGGGAAAAGGCTGGCTCAGTGACATGGGCGGTATTTACACACTTGGCCCATCCCCGGGGACGGTCTTACGCGGCAACCGCATTCACGATGTTGACTCCTGGGGCTATGGCGGTTGGGGCTTGTACAACGACGAGGGCAGCACTGACATTTTGATGGAAAACAACCTTGTCTATCGCACCAAGTCAGGAGGCTATCACCAACACTACGGACGCAACAACGTTATCCGAAACAACATCTTTGCCTTTGGACGTGAGTACCAAATTCGTCGCACTCGAGTCGAAGATCACCTTTCTTTCACATATGAACAGAACATCGTTGTCTGGGACGGCGAACATCTATTCAACGGCAAGTGGGGTGATGACGGAGTCGAAATCGCACGCAATCAATACTGGCGAATGGGCGAGCCTGTCGACCTTAGCCCAGCGGATACGAGCACTGAATCGATCATCAAAGATCCGCACTTCGTCGCTCCATACCAAGACGACTTTCGCTTGACCGATCCTGCAGCGGTCTCCCAAATCGGGTTCCAACCGTTCGACACCACCCAAGCTGGAGTCTATGGCGATACAGCTTGGATCGAACACGCCCAATCGCTTCCCATGCCCAAGATGTTACGGGCACCGGAACCATTGCCACAAAAATAG
- a CDS encoding LamG domain-containing protein: MMNLHVHLDRVYSGDPSLMAMPEVVRLADRRSEQAASPRSPYRSQLWMGIAAALVVGLFLNAWVFLARGFTPGLISESSSYAETIDGVAVLTQAIAVQWDEGAGRGYRTGDALPKGVLRLKQGFAQIEFFSGATVILEGPAEMELLSSDRARFAAGKLRAFVPEPAVGFTIEGPGFDTVDLGTEFAISLDSTGQGEVHVVDGEVSIRQKSGGKIQNLLGGRAIRTTGESGHFEEIASSESTFVGRKEIAEIAEKSSRSAAESWRLRRDRWASDPDVIVYFDFEGQDPWDRRLNSAKEGAPEGAIIGAEWTQGRWPGKGALRFRNVSDRVRLNVPGEFDSVTFVVHVRLDGLFEPLNSLFMADEFGPNEPHWQIRHDGALKFGIHSVGYSEADLVLSPQDMSRWLHLAVVYDRQRMKATHYVDGELVGSTRLEADGPLRIGSAELGNWQTQRLPYPIRRLSGTIDEFLILGRSLSESEIRLLAGGVDPGHRKASRLKH; the protein is encoded by the coding sequence ATGATGAATTTACACGTGCATCTGGATCGAGTCTATTCAGGAGATCCGAGTCTCATGGCGATGCCGGAGGTGGTCAGACTTGCGGATCGGAGATCAGAGCAAGCTGCGTCTCCGCGATCCCCTTACCGATCGCAATTGTGGATGGGGATTGCCGCCGCTTTGGTGGTGGGGTTGTTTCTCAATGCTTGGGTGTTTCTCGCCCGAGGGTTCACGCCAGGTCTGATATCAGAGTCGAGTTCTTATGCAGAGACGATTGACGGCGTGGCGGTACTGACTCAAGCAATCGCGGTGCAGTGGGACGAGGGAGCGGGGCGCGGCTACCGCACAGGTGACGCCCTGCCAAAAGGGGTGCTGCGACTGAAGCAAGGTTTCGCACAGATTGAATTCTTCAGTGGCGCCACGGTGATTCTCGAAGGTCCTGCGGAGATGGAATTACTCTCGTCGGATCGCGCGAGGTTCGCTGCGGGAAAACTGCGAGCTTTCGTGCCCGAGCCAGCCGTCGGGTTCACCATCGAAGGGCCGGGTTTCGATACCGTCGACCTGGGTACCGAGTTCGCGATCAGCCTCGACTCGACTGGCCAAGGAGAGGTCCATGTCGTCGATGGAGAAGTGTCGATACGCCAAAAGAGCGGTGGCAAGATTCAAAATTTGCTCGGGGGGCGTGCCATTCGGACGACTGGGGAATCGGGCCATTTTGAAGAGATCGCAAGTAGTGAGTCGACGTTTGTTGGTCGTAAGGAAATCGCCGAAATTGCAGAAAAGAGCTCTCGCAGTGCCGCCGAATCCTGGCGGCTCCGGCGTGATCGATGGGCCAGCGATCCCGATGTAATCGTCTACTTTGATTTCGAAGGTCAAGATCCCTGGGACCGCCGCTTGAATAGTGCGAAGGAAGGGGCACCTGAAGGCGCGATCATCGGCGCCGAATGGACGCAAGGGCGATGGCCTGGTAAGGGAGCGCTTCGCTTCAGGAATGTAAGCGATCGGGTGCGATTGAACGTGCCGGGCGAGTTTGATTCCGTTACCTTTGTCGTTCATGTACGGCTCGATGGACTATTCGAACCGCTCAATTCACTCTTCATGGCCGATGAATTTGGCCCCAATGAGCCACACTGGCAGATCCGCCATGATGGCGCTCTTAAGTTTGGAATTCATAGCGTGGGATACTCCGAAGCCGATTTGGTGCTGAGTCCGCAGGACATGTCGCGTTGGTTGCACTTGGCGGTTGTTTATGATCGCCAAAGAATGAAAGCGACCCATTACGTTGACGGCGAGCTCGTTGGGTCGACGCGGCTTGAGGCAGATGGACCATTGCGAATCGGCAGTGCCGAGCTCGGCAACTGGCAGACGCAGCGTCTGCCCTACCCCATCCGTCGACTCAGTGGAACGATTGACGAATTTTTGATTCTAGGGAGATCGCTTTCCGAAAGCGAAATCCGCTTGCTCGCCGGTGGTGTTGATCCAGGGCATAGGAAGGCTTCAAGGCTGAAGCATTAG
- a CDS encoding integrase core domain-containing protein, translating into MNITCSMRRTGCCYDNAVMERFFWSLKHEWTKFDSFADIQEARMSVFRYIETFYNSTRIHQTLSYQSPDQFEKQHSANLAV; encoded by the coding sequence ATGAACATTACCTGCTCGATGAGACGGACTGGATGCTGCTACGACAATGCGGTGATGGAACGATTCTTCTGGTCGCTCAAACACGAATGGACAAAGTTCGATTCCTTTGCCGATATCCAAGAAGCCAGGATGAGTGTGTTCCGCTATATCGAAACGTTTTACAATTCAACACGAATCCATCAGACGCTCAGCTACCAGTCACCCGACCAATTCGAAAAGCAACACAGCGCCAATCTCGCTGTCTAA
- a CDS encoding tetratricopeptide repeat-containing sulfotransferase family protein, with translation MDKLDANTIDQALLLHRSGCLQDAESIYRSILRDLPTNVDAMHLLGMLLHECDRDREALHFIKAAIHCRPEVAALHNAKAVVLMGLDRLDEAEKAVKQALTLDPALPEAFANLATVYEREGQVVEAAKALCQLLELEPHRSGILKKIASLCDTVNRSDVTMSACVIMLKQNPQSVAGHLTIGLLMASRIAPEQLVNIDLAEHDRLLRISLYHLKTAAAIEPFAETYDAWGNALLNANRHAEALEKFDLAITFNSRFSKSHEGRGRAKLELGLIEPAVADFRTAIAIESLSPIAHFELAKIERDGDHRTFLDDLTEMLASLPAFGDARHEPYALKRTRSLLHYSIAHRADKIGEHDAAFHHFVLANSTKADVSVAGETAPRVAWDRKRLDLEKRFTADSIAKSRSHCESRCPVFIVSMPRSGTTLTEQIISSHPQVHAGGELFEISDIAHTLARRLTTDTPYPACLEKLSPLVATSIASEYLDRMERKISNVERKATECGTARFTDKMPTNFWHLGLIECLFPKARIVHVQRHPLDVCVSCMKQNLTWPFSSLEDIPDYYSNYIKLMRHWTSVLTIPVHSIRYEHLVQNPEASARALIDFCELDWSEACLDPAATDHSVRTPSKWQVRQPIYQSSVESWRRYERHLQPLIDRLVENEVLDPGLQY, from the coding sequence ATGGACAAATTAGATGCCAACACCATCGATCAAGCACTTTTGCTGCATCGATCTGGATGTCTTCAAGATGCAGAATCCATTTACCGCTCAATTCTGAGAGACCTGCCCACCAACGTCGATGCGATGCACTTGTTGGGCATGTTACTGCATGAGTGCGACCGTGATCGAGAAGCACTACACTTCATCAAAGCCGCCATTCATTGCCGCCCTGAAGTTGCCGCGTTGCATAATGCTAAAGCAGTCGTGTTGATGGGGTTGGATCGACTCGATGAAGCGGAGAAGGCTGTGAAGCAGGCCCTGACACTGGATCCAGCATTGCCGGAAGCATTTGCAAATTTAGCAACTGTCTATGAACGCGAGGGGCAAGTTGTTGAAGCTGCCAAAGCCCTCTGCCAACTTCTAGAGCTTGAGCCACACCGTAGCGGTATTCTCAAGAAGATCGCTTCGCTATGCGATACCGTCAATCGTTCTGATGTGACGATGTCGGCCTGTGTTATAATGCTGAAACAGAATCCGCAGTCGGTAGCCGGCCATCTTACGATCGGTCTACTGATGGCATCGCGAATTGCGCCAGAACAATTAGTCAATATTGACCTAGCTGAGCACGACCGCCTTCTCCGAATCTCACTCTATCATCTCAAGACGGCCGCCGCTATCGAGCCATTCGCTGAGACATATGATGCCTGGGGAAACGCATTGCTAAATGCGAACCGCCACGCGGAAGCTCTTGAGAAGTTTGACTTGGCGATCACCTTCAATTCTCGATTCAGTAAGAGCCATGAGGGCCGTGGACGCGCCAAGTTGGAACTGGGGTTGATTGAGCCGGCTGTGGCTGATTTCCGAACTGCGATCGCGATTGAATCGCTTTCACCTATCGCACATTTTGAACTAGCAAAAATTGAGCGAGATGGTGATCACAGAACGTTTTTGGATGACCTGACAGAGATGCTTGCATCATTGCCGGCATTTGGAGATGCTAGGCACGAGCCCTACGCCCTGAAGCGAACCCGCAGTCTGCTGCACTATTCAATTGCTCACCGAGCGGACAAAATTGGAGAACATGACGCTGCTTTTCACCACTTCGTGCTGGCCAATTCAACGAAGGCAGACGTGAGTGTCGCTGGCGAAACTGCCCCGAGAGTAGCCTGGGATCGTAAGCGGCTTGACTTGGAAAAGAGATTCACCGCTGACAGTATTGCAAAGAGCCGAAGTCATTGCGAAAGTCGATGCCCTGTATTTATTGTCTCGATGCCCAGGTCAGGGACCACACTAACAGAGCAAATTATTTCCAGCCATCCGCAGGTTCATGCTGGGGGTGAGTTGTTCGAAATTTCAGATATCGCACATACTCTTGCTCGACGACTTACCACTGACACGCCCTATCCAGCATGTCTTGAAAAGCTGAGCCCGTTGGTCGCAACATCGATCGCAAGTGAATACTTGGACCGCATGGAACGCAAAATCTCGAATGTTGAAAGGAAGGCAACCGAATGCGGAACCGCTCGGTTTACGGATAAGATGCCGACGAATTTTTGGCACCTGGGGTTAATTGAGTGCCTTTTCCCTAAAGCTAGGATTGTTCATGTTCAGCGTCATCCGTTGGACGTTTGCGTGTCCTGCATGAAACAGAATCTGACATGGCCATTTTCTAGTCTGGAAGACATCCCCGATTACTATTCGAACTACATTAAGCTGATGCGGCATTGGACTTCAGTGCTGACCATTCCTGTTCATAGCATTCGATACGAACACCTCGTACAGAATCCAGAGGCCAGTGCTCGGGCGTTGATCGATTTTTGTGAGTTAGATTGGAGTGAAGCTTGCTTGGATCCCGCCGCGACGGATCACAGCGTGCGAACCCCAAGTAAGTGGCAAGTACGACAGCCAATTTATCAATCCTCTGTCGAGTCTTGGCGTCGCTACGAGCGACATCTTCAGCCATTGATTGATAGACTGGTCGAAAACGAGGTACTGGACCCTGGACTTCAGTATTGA
- a CDS encoding SGNH/GDSL hydrolase family protein, protein MNHPICLTLLLSLVCCFPSFADDTQQRRAAIECTPRAGLPNFLAKVAKGESVNVAYLGGSITAASGWRVQSLKWFQDQNPQANFTEIHAAIGGTGSDLGVFRLHNDVLRHHPDLMFVEFAVNDGGTSREQIHKAMEGIVRQTWKDNPTTDICFVYTLSHPFLEEIKNGQMSNAASSMEEVADRYQIPSIHFGVEVAKLESQGDLIFKADKPANPEEQPIVFSTDGVHPLNETGHRLYTAAIARSWPAIETASGQPQAHPLGEPLRKDNWENAKQVAITADMLRGSWQKLQPNNPVASRFKKHFPDMYQAMEPGAKLAFTLNGTAASVFHLLGPDGSELSVQVDQRPPSTHKSIDGYCTYHRMSKLGLSTNLEPGIHEISVTVTPTQLDKREILFEGKRDYFDEHPDLYADQTWYVGSLLIIGDILPPDTTK, encoded by the coding sequence ATGAACCACCCCATCTGTCTTACGTTATTGCTGTCTCTCGTTTGCTGTTTCCCCAGCTTCGCCGACGACACCCAACAAAGGCGGGCTGCAATTGAATGCACGCCCCGTGCTGGCTTGCCCAACTTCCTCGCGAAAGTCGCCAAGGGAGAATCCGTCAATGTCGCGTACTTAGGTGGCAGTATTACCGCGGCATCGGGATGGCGAGTGCAATCACTGAAATGGTTTCAAGATCAGAATCCCCAAGCCAACTTCACCGAAATCCACGCCGCAATCGGCGGAACCGGTTCGGACCTCGGTGTGTTTCGACTACACAACGATGTCCTACGCCATCATCCTGACCTGATGTTTGTGGAGTTCGCGGTAAACGATGGCGGTACATCGCGAGAACAGATTCACAAAGCGATGGAAGGCATCGTGCGTCAAACCTGGAAAGACAATCCGACAACCGACATTTGCTTTGTCTACACACTGAGCCATCCCTTCTTAGAAGAAATTAAGAACGGGCAAATGTCGAACGCAGCTAGTTCCATGGAAGAGGTCGCCGATCGCTACCAGATCCCATCGATTCATTTTGGTGTTGAAGTCGCCAAGCTGGAATCCCAAGGCGACCTGATTTTCAAGGCCGATAAACCAGCCAACCCAGAGGAGCAACCCATTGTGTTTTCTACCGATGGAGTGCACCCACTGAACGAAACAGGCCATCGACTGTACACCGCCGCGATCGCCCGATCGTGGCCAGCTATCGAAACCGCCAGCGGCCAACCACAGGCTCACCCATTGGGTGAACCCTTGCGGAAAGACAACTGGGAAAACGCAAAACAGGTCGCCATCACGGCGGACATGCTGCGGGGCTCTTGGCAGAAACTGCAACCCAACAACCCAGTCGCCAGCCGCTTCAAGAAGCACTTCCCAGACATGTATCAAGCAATGGAACCAGGTGCCAAACTGGCCTTCACGCTGAACGGTACCGCTGCGTCCGTGTTCCATTTGCTAGGCCCTGATGGAAGCGAACTCAGCGTCCAAGTCGACCAACGGCCCCCGTCAACACATAAATCAATCGACGGATACTGCACCTATCACCGCATGAGCAAGCTAGGACTGTCGACAAACCTGGAACCAGGCATTCACGAAATCTCCGTGACCGTCACACCGACCCAACTGGACAAACGCGAGATCCTCTTCGAAGGCAAACGAGACTACTTCGACGAACATCCTGATCTCTATGCCGACCAAACCTGGTACGTCGGATCGTTGCTAATCATCGGCGATATCTTGCCGCCCGACACGACGAAATAA
- a CDS encoding sigma-70 family RNA polymerase sigma factor gives MPDADREFVHQLTEAQGSLLGYLASLLGNLHDARDVLQATNLALWEKRTEFITEAKFGPWARRFAYYEALALIRDRRRDKHVFDDDLVEQLARDSFDQGEEDERQLALRDCLTQLHEDQRKLIQQRYSDGGSIRQLMQSSGKKESAVKVRLMRIRHALLLCIEAKMEAGNA, from the coding sequence ATGCCGGATGCTGATCGTGAATTTGTCCATCAATTGACAGAAGCACAGGGTAGCTTACTCGGATATCTCGCCAGTCTATTGGGCAATCTGCACGACGCTCGAGATGTTCTGCAGGCCACGAATCTGGCTCTTTGGGAGAAGAGAACTGAATTCATTACTGAAGCGAAATTTGGCCCTTGGGCAAGGAGATTCGCGTATTACGAGGCGCTTGCCCTGATTCGCGATCGCAGGCGTGACAAGCATGTTTTTGACGATGACCTCGTCGAACAACTTGCTCGAGATTCGTTTGACCAGGGCGAGGAGGATGAACGGCAGTTGGCTCTTCGTGATTGTCTCACTCAGTTACATGAGGATCAAAGAAAGCTGATCCAGCAACGTTACAGCGATGGTGGATCCATTCGCCAACTGATGCAGAGCTCTGGAAAGAAGGAGAGCGCCGTGAAGGTCCGATTGATGCGTATCCGGCACGCACTTCTGTTGTGCATTGAGGCGAAAATGGAGGCCGGAAACGCATGA
- a CDS encoding glycerophosphodiester phosphodiesterase, producing MIRSATQFLFGTLAVIVLAAPVSAQMIVAHRGASHDAPENTLSAFRLAWQQGADGIEGDFYLTADGEIVCIHDGDTKRTAGVKRVVEKSTLAELRSLEYGSWKNEKFAGEAIPTLDEVIATVPVGKKLVIELKSKLRIVPTLVETLKKHQDKPIQWVVIAFDAPTAAEFKKQMPSVKTHWLTSFKRSSPASSYRPTAAEVAATVKKTGVDGVGMKGMPGVIDADFVKTLKAGGCPEFHVWTIDDVATAKTFESLGAWGVTTNVPAVIGPALR from the coding sequence ATGATTCGCTCCGCAACTCAATTTTTGTTCGGCACGCTTGCCGTTATCGTCTTGGCCGCACCGGTATCCGCTCAAATGATCGTTGCCCACCGCGGGGCATCACACGATGCGCCTGAAAACACGCTGTCGGCATTTCGCTTGGCATGGCAACAAGGTGCCGATGGAATCGAAGGCGACTTCTATCTGACTGCCGATGGTGAAATTGTATGTATCCACGATGGCGATACGAAACGAACCGCCGGCGTTAAGAGAGTCGTCGAGAAATCGACGTTGGCAGAACTTCGTTCGTTGGAATACGGTAGCTGGAAGAATGAAAAGTTCGCTGGCGAAGCGATTCCCACCCTGGACGAAGTGATCGCGACTGTGCCGGTGGGAAAGAAGTTGGTGATTGAATTGAAGTCGAAGTTGCGAATCGTGCCCACCCTGGTTGAGACTTTGAAGAAGCATCAAGACAAGCCGATTCAGTGGGTCGTGATCGCCTTCGATGCTCCCACCGCTGCTGAGTTCAAGAAACAGATGCCTAGTGTGAAGACACACTGGTTGACCAGCTTTAAACGGAGTAGTCCGGCTTCATCCTATCGGCCCACCGCTGCCGAAGTCGCGGCCACTGTCAAGAAGACTGGTGTGGACGGAGTAGGAATGAAGGGCATGCCAGGAGTGATCGATGCCGATTTTGTGAAGACGCTAAAAGCGGGCGGCTGCCCAGAGTTTCATGTCTGGACGATTGACGACGTGGCGACTGCGAAAACCTTCGAGTCGCTCGGTGCATGGGGCGTGACCACCAATGTTCCGGCCGTGATCGGCCCAGCGTTGCGATAA